In Candidatus Poribacteria bacterium, a genomic segment contains:
- a CDS encoding phytanoyl-CoA dioxygenase family protein: MLTQEQINHFQTFGFLTFRQLFSQDELKTINTEFEAAMTEAFRDDPFDGTRRHWLITMGPDTPFLASLLEDPRFCAAAEQLYGEDVFGIASDINRYVGDTRWHPDTGSLHQYGVKFAYYLQPVTAETGALRLIPGSHEASFHGELRQKMEELELEIPDVPAYIFESEPGDVVAFDVRCWHASWGGAVDRRMCVLVYYNNPKTPEEAEVTQKQIIGNGVDYGPWVANADGHPKRQRWIERMRELAPDAL, encoded by the coding sequence ACTGAAGACCATCAACACGGAGTTTGAAGCGGCAATGACGGAGGCGTTTCGAGATGACCCATTTGATGGCACACGCCGACATTGGCTGATAACGATGGGACCCGATACGCCCTTCCTCGCCTCACTACTAGAGGACCCACGATTCTGCGCTGCGGCAGAACAACTTTACGGCGAAGATGTCTTCGGTATTGCCTCCGACATTAACCGTTACGTCGGGGATACGCGCTGGCATCCCGATACAGGAAGCCTCCATCAGTACGGCGTCAAGTTTGCCTACTACTTGCAACCGGTGACTGCGGAAACTGGTGCGTTGCGGTTGATACCGGGGTCGCACGAGGCGTCCTTTCACGGGGAATTACGGCAAAAGATGGAGGAATTGGAACTCGAAATCCCTGATGTTCCCGCTTACATCTTTGAATCAGAGCCGGGGGACGTGGTTGCTTTCGATGTACGATGCTGGCATGCGAGTTGGGGTGGTGCGGTGGATCGCCGGATGTGCGTCTTGGTTTACTACAACAACCCAAAGACGCCGGAGGAAGCAGAAGTGACTCAAAAACAGATTATTGGCAACGGGGTTGACTACGGCCCGTGGGTTGCCAATGCCGACGGGCATCCGAAGCGCCAACGGTGGATAGAGCGAATGCGAGAGTTGGCACCTGACGCGCTCTAG